In the genome of Colletotrichum lupini chromosome 8, complete sequence, one region contains:
- a CDS encoding NADPH-cytochrome P450 reductase, with protein sequence MAELDTLDIVVLAVILLGTAAYFTKGKYWGVVKDPYANAFANANGAKAGKTRNIIEKMDESGKNCIVFYGSQTGTAEDYASRLAKEGKSRFGLETMVADLEDYDYDNLDSIPSDKVVMFVLATYGEGEPTDNAVDFYEFITGEDVSFSEGNDPALDNLNFVAFGLGNNTYEHYNSMVRNVTKALVKLGAHKIGEAGEGDDGAGTMEEDFLAWKDPMWAALAEKMGLEEREAVYEPTFSILEREGLDASSAEVYVGEPNKMHLEGTAKGPFNAHNPYIAPIAESKELFSVKDRNCLHLEVDISGSNLSYQTGDHIAIWPTNPGEEVDRFLDLVGLTEQRHSVVSVKALEPTAKVPFPTPTTYDAIVRYHLEICAPVSRQFISTLAAFAPSEDIKAEMVKLGGDKELFHEKTGAHFYNIVRFLDSVSGGQKWTNIPFSAWIEGLTKLQPRYYSISSSSLVQPKKISITAVVENQTIPGRGDPFRGVATNYLLALKQKQNNDPEPTAFGLTYEITGPRNKYDGIHVPVHVRHSNFKLPSDPSKPVICIGPGTGAAPFRGFIQERAKLARDGADVGQTILFFGCRKSTEDFLYKDEWEQYKKDLGDKFELITAFSRESPKKVYVQHRLKERSKEINELLEKKAYFYVCGDAANMAREVNTVLGQILAEQRGISEAKAEEIVKNMRAANQYQEDVWS encoded by the exons ATGGCGGAACTCGACACGCTGGACATCGTCGTCCTGGCCGTCATCCTCTTGGGTACGGCCGCCTACTTCACAAAGGGCAAATACTGGGGAGTAGTCAAGGACCCCTATGCCAACGCCTTTGCCAACGCCAATGGCGCCAAGGCCGGCAAGACAAGAAACATCATCGAGAAGATGGATGAGTCGGGAAAGAACTGCATCGTCTTCTATGGATCCCAGACTGGTACCGCCGAGGACTACGCCTCGAGACTCGCAAAGGAAGGCAAGAGCCGCTTCGGTCTCGAGACCATGGTCGCCGACTTGGAGGACTACGACTACGATAACCTCGATTCCATCCCCAGCGACAAGGTCGTCATGTTTGTTCTCGCCACCTACGGTGAGGGCGAGCCCACCGATAACGCCGTCGATTTCTACGAATTCATCACCGGCGAGGACGTCTCCTTCTCCGAGGGCAACGACCCCGCCTTGGACAACCTCAACTTTGTCGCCTTCGGTCTCGGTAACAACACCTACGAGCACTACAATTCCATGGTTCGCAACGTCACAAAGGCTCTCGTGAAGCTCGGCGCACACAAGATCGGCGAGGCTGGCGAGGGTGACGATGGCGCCGGTACCATGGAAGAGGATTTCCTGGCCTGGAAGGACCCCATGTGGGCTGCTCTCGCCGAGAAGATGGGTCTGGAGGAGCGCGAGGCTGTCTACGAGCCCACCTTCAGCATTCTCGAACGCGAGGGTCTCGACGCTTCGTCCGCCGAGGTCTACGTCGGAGAGCCGAACAAGATGCATCTTGAGGGTACCGCCAAGGGTCCCTTCAACGCCCACAACCCCTACATCGCCCCCATTGCCGAGTCCAAGGAGCTCTTCAGCGTCAAGGACAGAAACTGCCTGCACCTCGAAGTCGACATCAGCGGATCCAACTTGTCCTACCAGACCGGCGACCACATTGCCATCTGGCCCACGAACCCCGGTGAAGAGGTTGACCGCTTCCTTGACCTTGTTGGACTTACTGAGCAGAGACACTCGGTCGTCAGCGTCAAGGCCCTCGAGCCTACCGCCAAGGTCCCCTTCCCCACGCCCACCACCTACGATGCCATTGTTCGCTACCACCTCGAGATCTGCGCCCCCGTTTCCCGCCAGTTCATTTCCACCCTCGCCGCCTTCGCTCCCAGCGAAGACATCAAGGCCGAGATGGTCAAGCTCGGTGGCGACAAAGAGCTCTTCCACGAGAAGACCGGTGCTCACTTCTACAACATTGTTCGGTTCTTGGACTCTGTCAGCGGCGGTCAAAAGTGGACCAACATCCCCTTCTCCGCGTGGATTGAAGGCCTCACCAAGCTCCAGCCCCGTTACTACTCCATCTCCTCCTCGTCCCTGGTCCAGCCCAAGAAGATCTCCATTACCGCCGTGGTCGAGAACCAGACGATCCCTGGCCGCGGCGATCCATTCCGTGGTGTCGCTACGAACTACCTCCTCGCTCTGAAGCAGAAGCAGAACAACGACCCCGAGCCTACCGCCTTTGGACTGACCTACGAGATCACTGGCCCCAGAAACAAGTACGACGGTATCCACGTGCCCGTCCACGTCCGCCATTCCAACTTCAAGCTGCCTTCCGATCCCTCCAAGCCCGTCATCTGCATTGGTCCCGGTACCGGTGCTGCCCCCTTCCGCGGTTTCATTCAGGAGAGAGCCAAGTTGGCTCGCGATGGCGCCGATGTTGGTCAGACGATTCTCTTCTTCGGATGCCGCAAGTCGACCGAGGACTTTTTGTACAAGGATGAGTGGGAG CAATACAAGAAGGATCTCGGCGACAAGTTCGAACTCATCACCGCTTTCTCCCGCGAGAGCCCCAAGAAGGTCTACGTTCAGCACCGTCTCAAGGAGCGCTCCAAGGAGATCAACGAGCTTCTCGAGAAGAAGGCCTACTTCTACGTCTGTGGTGACGCCGCCAACATGGCTCGTGAGGTCAACACCGTTCTGGGCCAGATTCTGGCGGAGCAGCGTGGCATCTCTGAGGCCAAGGCCGAGGAGATTGTCAAGAACATGAGAGCAGCCAACCAATACCAG GAGGATGTCTGGTCATAG